The DNA region AACCCTCAACGATTACCACATCGCTCGTTATCTGACTCAAAACCGATCTTAGGCTCTCTGAGCGGGAATAGATAACCGCAAAGTCATTACCCAAAGCCACCGTTTTCTCACTTCCAGCGGAAAAAAGAGCCTCGGAATCTTTAAGAGACTCTATCCTATCGAGGTCAAGATGGGTTGCGTGCTTTATAGTCGAAACGCTATAGCCTCTTTTAACTCTCAAAAAGGGTATCATCCTCATTAGCATACTCGTTTTACCTGAATCATGATAACCTATCACGCTAAAGCACTTTTTTACAGCCATCTCCTTTCACTCCTCCTTATATAAGTTCCTCAACAACCTTAGCCAGCTGTTTCAGATTACGACACTCAAAAACGGCAGAGCAGTGCTTCGCGAAAACGCTCATTATATTGTCTCCCTCATCCCATTCTTCCTTCGGCTGAGGATTGAGCCATATAACCCGCTTAACTTGCTTACTGATCCTCTCAAGTGATTTACCGGACTCGGGGTAGTAGTTATTCCTTGCATCTCCAAGTATTATAAGGGTACTTCTCCTTGAGACGGATGGAAGATAAACCTTCTCAAACGTCTCAAATACTCTCCCATAGTCGGAAAACGGCCTGTTTGAATACTTACCTTTCTCAAGGGCCTCTCTAACCGCTTCATCGCATCTCCTGTTTTTAAAGAAATCGGTCACTTCGTCCACCGTGTCTATAAAAAGAAAGGATCTCATAGACCTAAAGCTACTTTGCAAAACGCAAAGTAGCTCTAAAAGAAACTGGCTGAATATCTCAACCGATTGAGATACATCACATAGGACTACAAGCTCCGGCTTGGAAACTATCTTCTTCTTATATTTAAGCTTTAGCGGAACGCCAAAGGTCTCAAGACACGCACTCCTTAGCGTTCTGCCCAGATCTATACTACCTTTCCTCGCTCTTTTAAACCTTAAAGAATAGCGCGTGGCGAGCTTCCTCGCGAGGGCAGAGATTCTCAGGCGCATCTGCTCCATCTCCCAGTCATCGAGCTTGATATTTTCAAGGTGATACCACTCTATCTCTTCCGGCGTCATCCATCCGACTCTATCCTCGGAAATGCTCATTTTTTCCTTTTTCGTCATAAGCTCAACGATAAGCTTTAGAATCATATCCTCCACATACTGAAGCCTCTTATTCCATTCCATAAATTTCATGAACATATTTCTCTCTCGGGTTCCCATGCTGGATCCGCCTCCAATCAAAAGGTATACTGAGGACCGAAGAGAATGGTGATAGCCTTATCCCAGCCTATATTTTTCTTCGCTCGTCTTAAAAGATCCTTAATGTCATCTCTCCGCGGATTTACGCTCCCGAGTCCTTCAACCGCTCTGTGAGCGAGAAACTGCAGCAGTCTGTAGTCTCCTGCCTTTACCGCCTTAACGAGAAGAAGATAAAGTGGGCCCTTCAGACAGCTTCCAAGCTCTTCTCGCATTAAAACTCCCACACCCTGTGCACTTTCTACCATCTTCGTCTCATCCTGGGAAATTTCCTCAGCCCTGAAAGCGTCCAGATCCTCCCCCTTGTCTGATTCTGCCTTTTCCGATGGCTTAGGTGGATTAAAGAAAAATTGAAATAGCGCAAAAAATATCTTCATGTTCCTCTGATCCTTTATAAGGGTACACGCCAAGGCATTATAGAACCTCTCCTTATCCAAGCCGACCTCGGAAATCGCCTGAAGGGCATCCACGATCTCAGAATAGCTCACATTTATACCATATTTCCTCAGAAGCCGGGAAAACCTGAGAAGCTTTTCTACAAGAAGCTCATCCATATTCTCCTCTCCTCTCAAGCTACAGACGAAATGAAGGAATCAACATCAATGGAGTTTAACCTCTCTATATCGGTCTTATACTTGAGGATAATCCCGGAGGTAGACCTCACAACCTCATCGGTTAGCTCATCTACCTTAAGCTCAAGAAGCGCCTGAGCCCATTCGATAGCCTCGGCTATGCTCGGGGCTTTCTTCAAACCCAGCGTCCTCAAGCGTTGAATGAAGCATACTATCTCCTTAAGCAGCTTCTCACGGATACCAGGTACCTTCAGGCGTATTATCTCCATCTCCCTCTCAAACGAAGGATAATCGAGATAGAGATGTATACAGCGCCTCTTTAAGGCATCACCGAAATCCCTCGCATTGTTGCTCGTCAGCACAACGAAGGGAATGCTCTTCGCTTTAACCGTTCCAAACTCAGGAATTGAAACCTGATAGTCCGACAGGAACTCAAGAAGAAAGGCCTCAAACTCCTCATCGCTCTTATCTATCTCATCTATGAGAAGAACCGCCTGCCTTTCAGAGAGAATCGCCTTAAGAAGGGGACGAGGTAACAGAAACTCTTCCGAATAGATGGTCTGCTTTACCTCCTCCCAGCTTTTCCTCTCCCGCTGGTCTGCATAGATCCTCAAAAGCTGTTTCTGATAGTTCCAGTCATATAAAGCCTTGCTTGAATCTATTCCCTCATAGCACTGTAGCCTTATGAGCTCCGAACCCGTTGCGTCCGCGAGAACGCGCGCAAGATCCGTCTTACCTACGCCCGCAGGACCCTCAACGAGGAGTGGCTTTTTAAGCTTTATCGCTATATAAACTACCGTTGCCACTCCCTCATCAACTATATATTTGTTTTCCGCAAACCTCAACCTCAGATCCTCAGGTGAAGTGAACATTCTCTCACCTTCCTACAGAATAAAAATTTTACGGCACCCGGGGGAGGGAGGCCGGCTCCCCCAGGCACCGGATTCCGGAATCGGGCTAGCCCTTGGTCCCTATCCCTTAACCCAATCCTTTATAACACCGTAGCCATCCCATACGATCTCTCCCGTCTCCTTATGAATCATCTCAACGGCTCTCGTGGGACAGTGGCCGAGACACCAACCACAGCCCATACAGTAATCCTCATTAACCTTGGGAACATCCATCTTATCCTTTTCAAGAGTCAAAGCACCATACGGACAGAGATCTACGCATATTCCACACTTCGTGCACTTATCCTTGGAGAATCTGGGAAGTATGGGAGTCTTCTCCGCCATTGGGTTCTCCCTGGGCCAATCTCTCAGGTACATGAAGTCCTTAACCGCCTTACCTTTTATCTCATCAACGCTCTTATATCCCTTTCTTTCCATCCACTTCTCAAAGTCAGAGATAACCTTGCCAAGAACCTTAACTCCACGGGAGTAAACTGCGGAGCAAAGCCCAGCGATATCGCAGCCAGCCATGAGATATCTCGCGACATCATCATAGGTGAATATACCACCTATCCCTATAACCGGGATTTTCACAGTAGCGGTTATCTCCATGACCTTAGCAAGCGAGATCATCTGCCATGCCCTTCCGGGAAGAGCGCCCATGGACGCGGGAACTCCATAGAAGGTTCCGGTCTCGTGATCTATCCAGCATCCGTAAAACGCATTGTTGGCAGATATCGCAGCTGCTCCCGCCTTCTCAACGGCAAGTGCAACAGCAGCCATGTTTATACACTGAGGAGTCATCTTAAATATAATTGGAATATTTACCGCCTCAACGC from Synergistota bacterium includes:
- a CDS encoding VWA domain-containing protein; the protein is MGTRERNMFMKFMEWNKRLQYVEDMILKLIVELMTKKEKMSISEDRVGWMTPEEIEWYHLENIKLDDWEMEQMRLRISALARKLATRYSLRFKRARKGSIDLGRTLRSACLETFGVPLKLKYKKKIVSKPELVVLCDVSQSVEIFSQFLLELLCVLQSSFRSMRSFLFIDTVDEVTDFFKNRRCDEAVREALEKGKYSNRPFSDYGRVFETFEKVYLPSVSRRSTLIILGDARNNYYPESGKSLERISKQVKRVIWLNPQPKEEWDEGDNIMSVFAKHCSAVFECRNLKQLAKVVEELI
- a CDS encoding MoxR family ATPase, with protein sequence MFTSPEDLRLRFAENKYIVDEGVATVVYIAIKLKKPLLVEGPAGVGKTDLARVLADATGSELIRLQCYEGIDSSKALYDWNYQKQLLRIYADQRERKSWEEVKQTIYSEEFLLPRPLLKAILSERQAVLLIDEIDKSDEEFEAFLLEFLSDYQVSIPEFGTVKAKSIPFVVLTSNNARDFGDALKRRCIHLYLDYPSFEREMEIIRLKVPGIREKLLKEIVCFIQRLRTLGLKKAPSIAEAIEWAQALLELKVDELTDEVVRSTSGIILKYKTDIERLNSIDVDSFISSVA
- a CDS encoding 4Fe-4S binding protein is translated as SKPMMPTKLTGSSCDFGGHHRLAKRVVEQGIGWLVGKTVHKIDGPNRWPRPYFYSLRRFGNDLKDSWVCGQMFHNQPYEEWLEKELPAILKVCEEHDCLFIGSCSGIGTDPDTWIPFLKDMEAAGVKMVELDTGGPHATFGAEAAQKEVGAPLALDPEKAYELTKACVEAVNIPIIFKMTPQCINMAAVALAVEKAGAAAISANNAFYGCWIDHETGTFYGVPASMGALPGRAWQMISLAKVMEITATVKIPVIGIGGIFTYDDVARYLMAGCDIAGLCSAVYSRGVKVLGKVISDFEKWMERKGYKSVDEIKGKAVKDFMYLRDWPRENPMAEKTPILPRFSKDKCTKCGICVDLCPYGALTLEKDKMDVPKVNEDYCMGCGWCLGHCPTRAVEMIHKETGEIVWDGYGVIKDWVKG